From Blastocatellia bacterium, one genomic window encodes:
- a CDS encoding VIT domain-containing protein, producing MQPKVRNFCLLLIALAVFTVPGSAQNPKDQTLSPYFFVQGDPGVDRLPLKDTHVEIDVSGIIADVTVRQTYRNEGARPINARYVFPASTRAAVYAMRMQIGDQVIVAKIKERDKAKQEFEVAKQQGKSASLLEEDRPNVFSMSLANIMPGDQVEIELRYTELLVPTDGVYEVVFPTVVGPRYSAQPESSASPEDRFVKSPYLRQGVTPTSGFHLSARISAGVPIRDLSCASHTVVPQWQSPSIARLTLDDSDPAQGNRDFILRYRLAGEQIASGLILYQGKDENFFLYMAQPPARVASADIPVREYIFVVDVSGSMNGFPLDTAKVLLRELIGQLRPTDLFNVVLFAGDAAVLSERSLPADPENISKAIGLIEQQRGGGGTELLAAIQQAMTVPRQADVSRSVVLVTDGYVSGEKGVFDYVRDHLAQCNVFAFGIGSSVNRYLIEGVAKAGLGEAFVVTQAEEAGAQANKFRDYIQSPVLTDIQFSASGFDIYDVQPSHVPDLFAQRPVILFGKWRGPVGGTFELRGKTGQGEYSTRVEIAATQPDDANRALRYLWARSRIAELSDYGSGELDAERISAVTALGLRYNLLTPYTSFIAVREVVRNTQGSAEDVDQPLPLPQGVSDLAVSGTQSGDEPELIWLMAATMLIALLMIVRRRLV from the coding sequence ATGCAACCCAAGGTCAGGAATTTCTGTTTGCTGCTGATTGCGCTCGCCGTCTTTACGGTTCCCGGTTCCGCGCAGAACCCGAAAGATCAAACACTGTCGCCGTACTTCTTCGTGCAGGGAGACCCTGGCGTTGATCGCCTGCCGCTCAAAGACACGCACGTCGAGATAGACGTTTCCGGCATCATCGCCGACGTCACGGTACGGCAAACCTATCGCAACGAAGGCGCGCGGCCCATCAATGCGCGCTACGTTTTCCCTGCCTCGACGCGCGCCGCCGTCTACGCCATGCGCATGCAGATCGGCGATCAAGTGATCGTCGCCAAGATCAAAGAGCGCGACAAAGCCAAACAGGAATTCGAGGTGGCCAAACAGCAAGGCAAAAGCGCCTCGCTGCTCGAAGAAGATCGGCCCAATGTCTTTTCGATGAGCCTCGCCAACATCATGCCCGGCGATCAGGTCGAGATCGAGCTGCGCTATACCGAGCTGCTGGTGCCGACCGACGGCGTCTATGAAGTGGTCTTCCCGACGGTCGTCGGGCCGCGCTACTCGGCGCAGCCTGAATCGAGCGCGTCACCTGAAGACCGCTTTGTGAAATCCCCATACCTCAGGCAAGGCGTCACGCCGACGAGCGGGTTTCACCTGTCGGCGAGAATTTCAGCCGGCGTTCCCATACGCGACTTGAGCTGTGCGTCGCACACCGTTGTTCCGCAATGGCAGAGCCCGAGCATTGCCCGGCTGACGTTGGACGACTCTGACCCGGCGCAGGGGAATCGTGACTTCATCCTGCGCTACCGGCTGGCCGGCGAGCAGATCGCCTCGGGCCTTATCCTCTATCAAGGCAAGGACGAGAACTTCTTCCTTTACATGGCGCAGCCGCCGGCGCGCGTCGCCAGCGCCGACATTCCTGTGCGCGAGTACATTTTCGTGGTTGACGTATCGGGCTCGATGAACGGCTTCCCGCTCGATACGGCCAAGGTCCTGCTGCGCGAGCTGATCGGGCAGTTGCGGCCCACGGACCTCTTCAATGTCGTGTTGTTCGCCGGCGACGCCGCCGTGCTTTCCGAGCGCTCGCTGCCGGCAGACCCTGAGAACATCTCGAAAGCGATTGGCTTGATCGAACAGCAACGCGGCGGCGGCGGCACCGAGCTACTCGCGGCCATTCAACAAGCCATGACGGTCCCACGGCAGGCGGACGTTTCGCGCAGCGTCGTGCTGGTGACCGATGGTTATGTTTCGGGCGAGAAGGGCGTCTTCGATTACGTGCGCGATCACCTCGCTCAGTGCAACGTCTTCGCCTTCGGCATCGGCTCGTCGGTGAACCGCTATCTCATCGAAGGCGTCGCCAAAGCCGGCCTCGGCGAAGCCTTCGTCGTCACTCAGGCGGAAGAAGCCGGGGCGCAAGCGAACAAGTTCCGCGACTATATTCAGAGCCCCGTCTTAACCGACATTCAATTCAGCGCCAGCGGCTTTGATATCTATGATGTGCAGCCGTCACACGTCCCTGACCTGTTCGCGCAGCGCCCGGTCATCCTCTTCGGCAAGTGGCGCGGGCCAGTCGGCGGAACGTTTGAGTTACGCGGCAAGACAGGGCAGGGAGAATACTCGACTCGCGTAGAGATCGCGGCAACGCAGCCGGATGACGCCAACCGCGCCTTGCGTTACCTGTGGGCGCGGTCGCGAATCGCTGAGCTGTCTGATTACGGCTCCGGCGAGCTAGACGCAGAGCGGATCAGCGCCGTCACCGCCCTCGGCTTGCGGTACAACCTGTTGACGCCTTACACCTCGTTCATCGCGGTTCGCGAAGTCGTCAGGAATACGCAAGGGTCGGCTGAAGACGTAGATCAACCGCTGCCGCTGCCGCAAGGCGTGAGCGATCTAGCAGTCAGCGGCACACAGAGCGGCGATGAGCCGGAGTTGATCTGGCTGATGGCGGCGACCATGCTGATCGCCCTGTTGATGATCGTCAGGCGGCGGCTTGTATGA
- the xrtK gene encoding exosortase K, giving the protein MKLKLTWSQVAQWAIVLLCVLALKLYYAQASADQLRWVLAPTTLLVETVSGTSFEFEPHAGYLSEDRRFLIAPACAGINFLIAAFLMLAVRRLWRDRAQGSGWAFIPAAALIAYVTTLIANAARISIALRLARRQPVAGLSPEALHRAEGIVVYFGFLLLVFVIGEKMNAEKSRGLWRQSLFPLAVYYATALGMPLANGAYRQGADFWEHAVFVLLIPLLLILPFALARRLRMGVMQRGSFQGGQ; this is encoded by the coding sequence ATGAAACTGAAATTGACATGGAGCCAGGTCGCGCAGTGGGCCATCGTGCTGCTCTGCGTCCTGGCGCTCAAGCTCTATTACGCGCAGGCGAGCGCCGATCAGTTGCGGTGGGTGCTGGCTCCGACGACGCTGCTGGTCGAGACCGTCAGCGGCACGTCGTTCGAGTTCGAGCCGCATGCGGGCTATCTCAGCGAGGATCGCCGCTTCCTGATCGCGCCTGCCTGCGCCGGGATTAATTTCTTGATCGCGGCCTTCTTGATGCTCGCGGTGCGCAGGCTTTGGCGAGACCGGGCGCAGGGCAGCGGCTGGGCGTTTATCCCTGCGGCGGCGCTGATTGCCTATGTGACGACATTGATCGCCAACGCCGCGCGCATCAGTATCGCCTTGCGGCTGGCGCGGCGACAGCCAGTCGCCGGCCTGAGCCCCGAAGCGCTGCACCGCGCCGAAGGCATCGTCGTCTACTTCGGTTTTCTATTGCTGGTGTTTGTGATTGGCGAAAAGATGAATGCGGAAAAGAGTCGCGGCCTGTGGCGGCAGTCTCTATTCCCGCTGGCGGTCTATTACGCAACCGCCTTAGGCATGCCGCTAGCGAATGGCGCATACCGCCAGGGCGCTGACTTCTGGGAGCATGCGGTCTTCGTCTTGCTGATTCCCTTGCTGCTGATCCTGCCCTTCGCCCTGGCTCGCCGGCTGCGGATGGGCGTTATGCAACGGGGAAGTTTTCAAGGCGGTCAATAA
- a CDS encoding S9 family peptidase — translation MAEKIIAPYGSWKSPITADLIVAGTINLSEVALDGSDIYWIEGRAAERGRNCIVRRAPDGTTEDITPPAFNARTTVHEYGGGAYAVLNGIVYFSNFSDQRLYRQARGAEPQPITTTEKMRYADGVIDARHNRMICVREDHRQSDHDCLNTLVSINLDGDDAGTVLVEGNDFYSSPRLSPDGRWLVWLAWNHPNLPWDGTELWLAEINNDGSLGERRRVAGGVRESVFQPEWSPDGRLHFVSDPTGWWNLYRYDDGRAETLCEMPAEFGMPQWGFRMATYGFASAEQIVCAFNEQGNWRLGLLDTNTRRLEPMAAPYTEINSLRVSGDRVVFCGGSPAATMAVVELDLTTRASTELRRSGTIEVDADYLSLPETVEFPTAGGLTAFAFFYAPRNRDYEAPAGEKPPLIVISHGGPTSAATTTLKLSIQYWTSRGFGVLDVNYGGSTGYGRAYRERLNGNWGITDVEDCINGARFLVEQGKADRERLIIRGGSAGGYTTLAALTFHDFFKAGASYYGISDLELLEQDCHKFESRYNHSMIGPYPESLELYKARSPIHHTDRLSCPIILFQGLEDKVVPPNQSEMLYEAAKAKGLPVAYVAFAGEAHGFRQAANIKRTLEGELYFYSRVFGFDADVEIDRDFIDRLENFPVA, via the coding sequence ATGGCAGAAAAAATCATTGCTCCTTACGGCTCGTGGAAATCGCCGATCACCGCCGACTTGATCGTCGCCGGCACCATCAACCTGAGCGAAGTGGCGCTCGACGGCAGCGACATCTACTGGATCGAAGGCCGGGCCGCAGAGCGCGGGCGCAACTGCATCGTGCGGCGCGCGCCCGACGGCACCACCGAGGACATCACACCGCCGGCGTTCAACGCCCGCACCACGGTTCACGAATACGGCGGCGGCGCTTACGCGGTGCTGAACGGCATCGTCTACTTTTCAAACTTCAGTGACCAGCGCCTCTACCGGCAAGCCCGCGGTGCCGAGCCGCAGCCCATCACCACGACAGAGAAGATGCGCTATGCCGACGGCGTGATCGATGCCAGGCACAACCGCATGATCTGTGTGCGCGAAGACCACCGCCAGTCAGATCACGATTGCCTCAATACCCTCGTCAGCATCAACCTTGACGGCGACGACGCCGGCACGGTCTTGGTCGAAGGCAATGATTTTTACTCGTCGCCGCGCCTCAGCCCGGATGGCCGATGGCTGGTGTGGCTGGCGTGGAATCACCCGAACTTGCCGTGGGACGGCACAGAGCTATGGCTTGCTGAAATCAACAATGACGGCTCGCTTGGCGAGCGGCGGCGGGTTGCCGGCGGCGTGCGCGAGTCGGTCTTTCAACCCGAATGGTCGCCCGACGGTCGCTTGCATTTCGTCTCTGACCCCACAGGCTGGTGGAACCTTTATCGTTATGACGATGGGCGCGCGGAAACGCTCTGCGAGATGCCCGCCGAGTTCGGCATGCCGCAATGGGGTTTCCGCATGGCGACCTACGGCTTTGCTTCTGCCGAGCAGATCGTCTGCGCTTTCAACGAGCAGGGCAACTGGCGGCTCGGCTTGCTCGACACCAACACGCGGCGGCTTGAGCCGATGGCGGCGCCGTACACAGAGATCAACAGCCTGCGCGTCAGCGGCGACCGCGTCGTCTTCTGCGGCGGCTCGCCTGCCGCGACCATGGCGGTTGTCGAGCTTGATCTGACGACGCGAGCGAGTACCGAGCTGCGCCGCTCCGGCACGATTGAGGTGGATGCGGATTATCTATCGCTCCCTGAAACCGTCGAATTCCCAACCGCGGGCGGGCTGACGGCCTTCGCCTTCTTCTACGCGCCGCGTAATCGAGATTACGAAGCGCCCGCGGGCGAGAAGCCGCCGCTGATTGTCATCAGTCATGGCGGGCCGACCAGCGCGGCGACGACGACGCTCAAGCTCAGCATTCAATACTGGACGAGCCGCGGATTTGGGGTGCTGGACGTGAACTATGGCGGCAGCACCGGCTACGGTCGCGCTTACCGCGAGCGGTTGAATGGCAACTGGGGAATCACGGACGTCGAAGACTGCATCAACGGCGCGCGCTTTCTGGTCGAGCAAGGCAAGGCCGACCGCGAGCGCCTGATCATTCGCGGCGGCAGCGCCGGCGGCTACACGACGCTGGCGGCGCTGACGTTCCATGATTTCTTCAAAGCCGGCGCCAGCTATTACGGCATCAGTGACCTTGAGTTGCTCGAACAGGATTGCCACAAGTTCGAGTCGCGCTACAACCACAGCATGATCGGCCCCTACCCGGAGAGTCTGGAGCTTTACAAAGCGCGCTCGCCGATTCACCACACCGACCGCCTCTCCTGCCCGATCATCCTTTTTCAAGGGCTCGAAGACAAAGTGGTGCCGCCGAATCAATCCGAGATGTTGTATGAAGCGGCGAAAGCCAAAGGCTTGCCGGTGGCCTATGTCGCCTTCGCCGGCGAGGCGCACGGCTTTCGGCAAGCGGCCAACATCAAGCGCACCCTTGAGGGCGAGCTTTACTTTTATTCGCGGGTCTTCGGCTTTGATGCGGACGTCGAGATTGACCGCGACTTTATTGACCGCCTTGAAAACTTCCCCGTTGCATAA
- a CDS encoding Dabb family protein: MLVHSVYFWLKEGLSAEELEDFLSQLRAIAAIDSVRQAHIGVPADTDRPIIERSYSYGMVLLFDDQQGHDVYQVHETHDRFRQECSRYWTRVLIFDVTGDGKEVMS, encoded by the coding sequence ATGCTGGTTCATTCGGTTTACTTCTGGTTGAAAGAAGGACTATCCGCCGAAGAGCTTGAAGATTTCCTTAGCCAGTTGCGAGCGATTGCCGCTATCGACAGCGTGCGCCAGGCGCACATCGGCGTGCCCGCGGACACCGACCGTCCGATCATAGAGCGCAGTTACAGCTATGGCATGGTCCTGCTATTTGACGACCAGCAGGGGCACGACGTTTATCAGGTACACGAAACGCACGACCGCTTCCGGCAAGAATGCTCGCGCTACTGGACACGCGTGCTGATCTTTGATGTGACAGGTGACGGGAAGGAAGTGATGAGTTGA
- a CDS encoding energy transducer TonB, whose amino-acid sequence MDVRRFVFTFIAIIVLSPSALAQSGGAASNQTNRAAGRGEYGVNLTFAVFQYDPQRSPALEEITRLNSSYSSADEELGYLKDKHKLDELAVRHARTVGLRTAETFNDAVLLGPEYMTLTITPSEVIRGSMKLDVRVRYANRPLLDVKNIELDSYETVLLRGGKGMFGVKYYIGAGGAQQSAPIERALLVSVTPQIVPLTNLRNRPEQLSHPVDEFGRPVEMKEGDRFTPPVAVERVAPKFESGQAVHGSVLLACVITPEGKVTNVRVIRSIDSLIDDRAMQAFRQYKFSPALLNGQPVYATFREEISFASPPQLEPEPAQKQEQKKKTTLPFPRRRFPFPLARP is encoded by the coding sequence ATGGATGTTCGCAGGTTTGTTTTCACCTTCATCGCAATCATCGTGCTGTCGCCCTCGGCGCTCGCGCAATCGGGCGGCGCGGCCAGCAATCAAACCAACCGCGCTGCTGGGCGCGGCGAGTACGGCGTTAATCTAACCTTCGCGGTTTTCCAGTACGACCCGCAGCGCTCGCCGGCGCTTGAAGAGATCACCCGGCTCAACAGCAGCTATTCGAGCGCCGACGAAGAACTGGGCTACCTCAAGGACAAGCACAAGCTCGATGAGCTGGCCGTGCGCCACGCGCGCACCGTAGGGCTGCGCACCGCCGAGACCTTCAACGACGCCGTGCTGCTCGGCCCAGAGTACATGACGCTGACGATTACGCCGAGCGAAGTGATTCGCGGCTCAATGAAGCTCGACGTCCGTGTGCGCTACGCCAACCGCCCATTGCTCGACGTCAAGAACATCGAGCTAGACAGCTACGAGACGGTGCTGCTGCGCGGCGGCAAGGGTATGTTCGGCGTGAAGTATTATATCGGCGCCGGTGGCGCGCAGCAGAGCGCACCCATTGAGCGCGCTCTGCTGGTGTCGGTGACGCCACAGATCGTCCCGCTGACGAATTTGCGCAACCGGCCTGAGCAGTTGTCGCACCCGGTAGATGAATTTGGCCGCCCGGTCGAGATGAAAGAGGGCGACCGCTTCACGCCGCCGGTGGCGGTCGAGCGCGTCGCGCCAAAATTCGAGAGCGGGCAAGCGGTTCACGGCTCGGTGCTGCTCGCCTGCGTCATCACCCCCGAAGGCAAGGTCACCAATGTGCGAGTCATCCGCTCGATTGACTCGTTGATTGATGACCGCGCCATGCAAGCCTTCCGGCAATACAAGTTTTCGCCGGCGCTGCTGAACGGCCAGCCGGTCTATGCCACCTTCCGCGAAGAGATCAGCTTCGCGTCGCCGCCGCAGCTTGAGCCCGAACCGGCCCAGAAGCAGGAGCAGAAGAAGAAGACCACCCTGCCGTTCCCGCGCCGCCGCTTTCCCTTCCCGCTGGCGCGGCCCTGA
- the rsmI gene encoding 16S rRNA (cytidine(1402)-2'-O)-methyltransferase: MSGALYVIATPIGNLEDITLRALRLLGEVDLIACEDTRHTRKLLAHFQIATPTISYHEHNERQRAAELVARLAAGQRIALVSDAGTPLVSDPGYRIVQEALAAGVQVVPVPGASALVAALAASGLQTDEFYFAGFLPAKSSPRRARLAALAEIKATLVFYEAPHRINATLADARAVLGNRHCVVARELTKLHEEFLRGPLDEMIDVMQSREVRGELVLLVGPLIEGAAATVNQEAAGSIVEEVAALMRDEGLEQKAALKRVARARGLGKSEAYRRLLAERAAQEVIPGDVK, from the coding sequence ATGTCTGGTGCGCTCTACGTCATCGCCACGCCGATAGGCAATCTCGAAGACATCACCCTGCGCGCCTTGCGGCTGCTCGGCGAAGTCGATCTGATCGCCTGCGAAGACACGCGCCACACGCGCAAGCTGCTGGCGCATTTTCAGATCGCGACGCCCACCATCAGCTATCACGAGCACAACGAGCGTCAGCGCGCCGCCGAGCTGGTGGCGCGCCTCGCCGCCGGCCAGCGCATCGCGCTGGTTTCCGACGCCGGCACGCCGCTGGTTTCAGACCCCGGCTACCGTATCGTGCAAGAAGCTCTCGCCGCCGGCGTTCAAGTGGTGCCAGTGCCAGGCGCGTCGGCACTCGTTGCGGCGCTGGCGGCCTCAGGGCTTCAGACCGACGAGTTTTACTTCGCAGGCTTTCTCCCAGCCAAATCATCGCCACGCCGAGCGCGGCTCGCCGCACTGGCCGAGATCAAGGCGACGCTCGTTTTTTACGAAGCGCCGCACCGCATCAACGCAACGCTCGCCGACGCGCGCGCCGTGCTCGGCAATCGTCATTGTGTGGTGGCGCGCGAGCTAACCAAGCTGCACGAAGAGTTTTTGCGCGGCCCGCTCGATGAAATGATCGACGTGATGCAATCACGAGAGGTGCGCGGCGAACTCGTGCTGCTCGTCGGCCCTCTAATCGAAGGCGCGGCGGCGACCGTCAATCAAGAGGCCGCCGGCTCGATTGTCGAAGAAGTCGCGGCGCTGATGCGCGACGAAGGCTTGGAGCAAAAGGCGGCGCTCAAGCGCGTGGCGCGCGCCCGCGGCCTGGGCAAGAGCGAAGCTTATCGCCGGCTGCTGGCCGAGCGCGCCGCGCAAGAAGTCATACCCGGAGATGTAAAATAG
- a CDS encoding protein kinase — MATTISHYRLEEELGAGGMGRVHKAYDTTLDRTVVLKLLAPDLIAEDESRRRFLREARLASALDHPNICTIFEIAEVDNQYFIAMQYVQGKTLKRVINGRPLNLDSLFSIALQVADALAAAHAKGIVHRDIKSSNIIVTPRGQAKVLDFGLAKLLSDKERAAQSETEELTRVGSPLGTPNYMSPEQARGERADHRSDIYSFGVVLYEMATGRLPFKGQTNVDLMHAVIHDPFKPAKVVNDKLPPDLSSIIDLALAKKPGERYQTMQQMLEDLQRLSIAVRLGASSVPDGIVTPFVTPKKQGGRGSISAFVNRLFGRNLPVDSHPSHVSLPSPREAVSQDFSLMSGPRRQLAVLPFRNLSGDAQADFYGMSLADSLITELAKVKTVTVIPSSRVAKYQNTAVDPAQVRAELGADAVLMGNFLKAGERLRVTAQLVDAANGGILWSEKIDADSTDALAIQDRISHRIIAGVSGGQTPVDPTQLLKDDNEAIRVDAVRTLKFSHDPRALAALIEALRDQSLQVKAEAVQAIVALGEQAAGPVIRLLNDAIDENDHLTARFAAKVLGLIGDRTISPVLVALLHSDDKFVACEAALALGRLGETRAVGDLIPLLEETNGNVRFATAEALGQICDAAAYDALQKRLNDEDEGVRAKARWALSRLKKAGAHAAATT; from the coding sequence ATGGCAACGACGATTTCACACTACCGGCTCGAAGAAGAACTCGGCGCGGGCGGCATGGGCCGAGTGCATAAAGCCTATGACACGACGCTCGACCGCACCGTCGTCTTGAAACTGCTGGCCCCCGACCTGATTGCCGAAGACGAATCGCGCCGCCGCTTTCTACGCGAAGCGCGGCTGGCGTCGGCGCTCGATCACCCGAACATCTGCACGATCTTCGAGATCGCCGAAGTCGATAATCAGTACTTCATCGCCATGCAGTACGTGCAGGGCAAGACGCTCAAGCGCGTCATCAATGGCCGCCCGCTCAACCTCGACAGTCTCTTCTCAATCGCCCTGCAAGTCGCTGACGCGCTCGCCGCCGCACACGCCAAAGGCATCGTCCACCGCGACATCAAATCATCGAACATCATCGTCACGCCGCGCGGCCAGGCCAAGGTACTCGATTTCGGCTTGGCCAAGCTGCTCTCGGACAAAGAGCGCGCCGCGCAGAGCGAGACGGAAGAGTTGACGCGCGTCGGCTCACCGCTCGGCACGCCGAATTACATGTCGCCGGAACAGGCGCGCGGCGAGCGTGCCGACCACCGCAGCGACATCTACTCGTTCGGCGTCGTGCTATACGAGATGGCGACCGGTCGCCTGCCGTTCAAGGGACAGACCAATGTTGACCTGATGCACGCGGTGATTCATGACCCGTTCAAGCCGGCCAAAGTGGTTAACGATAAGCTGCCGCCTGATCTATCAAGCATCATCGATCTGGCGCTGGCAAAAAAGCCGGGCGAGCGTTACCAGACCATGCAGCAGATGCTCGAAGACTTGCAGCGGTTGAGCATCGCCGTGCGCCTGGGCGCGTCGAGCGTTCCCGACGGCATCGTCACGCCCTTTGTGACGCCGAAGAAGCAGGGCGGGCGCGGCTCGATCAGCGCCTTCGTCAATCGCCTGTTCGGACGCAACCTGCCGGTCGACTCGCACCCGAGCCATGTTTCGCTGCCGTCGCCGCGCGAGGCCGTCAGCCAGGACTTTTCACTGATGAGCGGGCCGCGCCGGCAACTGGCGGTGCTGCCCTTCCGCAATCTGAGCGGTGATGCGCAGGCCGATTTCTATGGCATGTCGCTGGCCGACAGCCTGATTACGGAGCTGGCAAAAGTGAAGACGGTCACGGTGATCCCATCGAGCCGTGTGGCCAAGTATCAGAACACGGCGGTTGACCCGGCGCAGGTGCGCGCCGAGCTGGGCGCCGACGCCGTGCTGATGGGCAACTTTCTGAAAGCCGGCGAGCGGCTGCGGGTGACGGCGCAACTGGTGGACGCGGCGAACGGCGGCATCCTCTGGAGCGAGAAGATCGATGCGGATTCGACCGACGCGCTGGCGATTCAGGATCGCATCTCGCACCGCATCATCGCCGGGGTGTCGGGCGGGCAGACGCCGGTTGACCCGACACAGTTGCTGAAGGACGATAACGAAGCCATCCGCGTTGACGCCGTCCGTACCTTGAAGTTTTCGCATGACCCGCGGGCGCTCGCGGCGCTGATCGAGGCGCTGCGCGACCAGAGCTTGCAGGTGAAAGCCGAAGCCGTGCAGGCGATTGTTGCCCTCGGCGAGCAGGCCGCCGGGCCGGTGATCCGCCTGCTCAACGACGCCATTGACGAGAACGATCACCTGACGGCGCGCTTCGCGGCCAAGGTGCTGGGCCTGATTGGCGACCGCACGATCTCGCCGGTGCTGGTCGCGCTGTTGCACAGCGACGACAAGTTCGTCGCCTGCGAAGCGGCGCTGGCGCTGGGCCGGTTGGGCGAGACCCGCGCCGTCGGCGACCTGATCCCCTTGCTTGAAGAGACGAATGGCAATGTGCGATTCGCCACCGCCGAAGCGCTCGGGCAGATTTGCGACGCGGCGGCTTACGATGCCTTGCAGAAGCGCTTGAACGACGAGGACGAAGGGGTGCGCGCCAAAGCCCGCTGGGCCTTGAGCCGCTTGAAAAAGGCCGGCGCCCACGCGGCAGCCACCACCTGA
- a CDS encoding ROK family protein: MSTGDSNRYYLGLDVGRTIRGAIIGADGAIIEQARIVSEVSNPRVFIDQLIEVINQLRAAEGAANQAAAAGIGWAGLINRSTQRVEANPNLVDVSSFDIHHELEAATGLPIIIDNDANMAAYGEWRRGAARGCRDVFFITMGTGIGAGLILDGQIQRGSRGFAGEFGHFKVVLDGIECGCGSTGCLETLASGPNIVRRVREQLFSDPTYSLSSLARDMEGMLTGERVVRAAMEQDALALGVLRETGRILGAAIASVINLLNVEVVVLGGGVMAAGELILAPIREEVQRSVVQPCTTGLRIVAAELGQDAGIIGAALLARDTFAERAGRAGG; encoded by the coding sequence ATGAGCACAGGAGATTCAAACCGTTACTACCTCGGCCTCGACGTCGGGCGCACGATTCGCGGCGCGATCATCGGCGCCGACGGCGCGATCATCGAGCAGGCGCGCATCGTTTCGGAAGTCAGCAACCCGCGCGTCTTCATCGATCAGTTGATCGAGGTCATCAATCAACTGCGCGCCGCCGAAGGGGCGGCGAACCAGGCCGCCGCCGCCGGCATCGGCTGGGCCGGGCTCATCAATCGCAGCACGCAGCGCGTCGAAGCCAACCCCAACCTCGTTGATGTTTCGTCATTCGACATCCACCACGAGCTGGAAGCGGCGACGGGGCTGCCGATCATCATCGATAACGACGCCAACATGGCGGCTTACGGCGAGTGGCGGCGGGGCGCGGCGCGCGGCTGCCGGGATGTGTTTTTCATTACCATGGGCACGGGCATCGGCGCAGGGCTGATTCTCGACGGCCAGATCCAGCGCGGCAGCCGCGGCTTTGCCGGCGAGTTCGGCCATTTCAAAGTCGTGCTCGACGGCATCGAGTGCGGCTGCGGCAGCACGGGCTGTCTTGAAACGCTGGCGTCCGGGCCGAACATCGTGCGCCGCGTGCGCGAGCAGTTATTCAGCGACCCGACTTATTCGCTGTCGAGCCTGGCGCGCGATATGGAAGGAATGCTCACGGGCGAGCGCGTCGTGCGCGCGGCGATGGAGCAAGACGCGCTGGCGCTCGGCGTCCTGCGCGAAACGGGCCGCATCCTCGGCGCCGCCATCGCCAGCGTCATCAACTTGCTGAATGTCGAAGTCGTTGTTCTGGGCGGCGGCGTGATGGCGGCGGGCGAGTTGATCCTTGCGCCAATCCGCGAAGAGGTGCAGCGCAGCGTCGTGCAGCCATGCACGACGGGCTTGCGGATCGTCGCGGCAGAACTGGGCCAGGACGCCGGCATCATCGGCGCGGCGCTGCTGGCGCGGGATACGTTTGCTGAACGCGCCGGTCGCGCCGGCGGTTGA